Part of the Panicum virgatum strain AP13 chromosome 4N, P.virgatum_v5, whole genome shotgun sequence genome is shown below.
CCGTGGGCGCTGTCGCCGCCGACTTGGTGCGCGGCCATGAAGGATCCCGCGACGACGCCGAGGACGCCGAACGCGAGGAGCGCCGCGGCGAATGCGATCTCCTTGACGGGCGCGCCGCGCGGGCCCCCGACCGCGCCGCCGaccaggtcgtcgtcgtcggtgaTGGAGAAGGCGTGGTCCACGTACGCCATGCCGGTGGATCCCGCGGCCGGAGGTGGGGGACTCGCCTCGCCCGCCCGGCTGCGCCCCGCGGTGGTTGTGGCTCCGGATCTGGAAGCTCGTGGAAGAATCGGGAAAAGcgcgggaggggaggaggccgaAGCTTGCGAGGCGCGCAAAGGCGACGGGGAAGAGTCAGATGCGAAGGCGCGGTCGCTTGCGGCGGCCGTTGCGGGGCCGCGGCTGAGGATTctgacagtttttttttcttttttttttccagattttCTCAACTGATAAGTTGATTTGAAAAGATGAAtttctccgtttcaaattatatattattttaattttttaaaggaTGCGGCTAACGTACGGCTGGCCGTAAATTAGACCGGCCATACGGCCTACCTTTTTTTGGTTATCTGGATAATAAGTTTCCCTTTTTGGTAAAAACTGCTACTCCAAATACAACTTCATTATAggataaaaacaaaaaatatgaCATCAGCACATGCAAAAACAATCTCACATTTAAAAAACCTGTAATTTTATGCCTGAGCATCAAAATTAAAATCTAATTAGACCATTAAGTTGCCATCAACAAAAACatcaaaacaagatctcactTCAATATGTTTCGATGATATTTTTGTCACGCAGTCCCAAAAAGAACTTTCGTTAAAAGCTGAAAACATATCGTAACAAACACTGAAGCAATTTACAATAAATGTGCAAACAAATAAAATAGATTGATCTAAAGCAAAATTAGAGTAAAATATACAAGCAAACAACACTAGAGGAAAAATGCATATTTGCTTCCCTTCTTGGCCACACCATGACCGTACCTGCAATGCATTTAAGAAAGAACATAATTAGAGGAAATCACTAGTGGTTGAAAATACTTTGCAGTATGTTGCCTACATGAAAACATTAGATGGACTCTACAAAACACGAAGTACAATATTCTTGCCTGATGAAATATTAGATTTAGCATCTAATAATTTATAGTGATGCATTTGCTCCTACATGTGCATCAACTAACATGTGCATCGAACATATTCACATGCAGCCTGCATGCAGCATCTGCTCCCAGGCAAATCATCCAAAGTTGCAACCAAATGTGCGATCAGTGCACCCTTAAAAGTAACCTGAATCAAAACAGCACATCAGGCCCCATTCACATCACGCATTATCAGGCAACATACGCACAAAAGACCATCAACTCAGTCATTTTAGAACTGCACGGC
Proteins encoded:
- the LOC120671487 gene encoding transmembrane protein 230-like — encoded protein: MAYVDHAFSITDDDDLVGGAVGGPRGAPVKEIAFAAALLAFGVLGVVAGSFMAAHQVGGDSAHGIFFAVLGVVMFIPGFYYTRIAYYAYRGYKGFSFSNIPPM